From Hyphomicrobiales bacterium:
GCCCTGCGGCGTCGCGAACCGCATGTCGTTGGCGTCGAGCGTATACGGCACGATGAGCTGATCGCGGCCGCCGTGGCGATGCCAGAACGGCAGATCGTCGGCGTAGGAATCGGCGACATAGTCGAACGAGGCTTCCTCGGTCGCGAGATCCACGGTGTTGACCGAGCAGCGCCCGGTGTACCAGCCGCGCGGCGCCTCGCCGGTCACCTCAGTGTGCAGCCGGATCGCCTCGCGCATGTCGGCGCGTTCGTCATCCGGCGCATAATCCTTGTATTCGATCCACTTCAGCCCGTGGCTGGCGATCTCCCAGTCCGCTTCCTGCATCGCCGCGACCTGTTCGGGCGAGCGCGCAAGCGCCGTTGCCACGCCATAGACGGTGACGGGGATTTCCATTTCCGTGAACAGCCGGTGCAGCCGCCAGAAGCCGGCCCGCGCGCCGTATTCGTAGATCGTCTCCATGTTCCAGTGGCGCTGGCCCGGCCAGGGCTGCGCACCGACGATCTCCGACAGGAAGGCTTCCGAGGCGGCGTCGCCATGCAGCACGCAGTTCTCGCCGCCTTCCTCGTAGTTGACGACGATCTGCACGGCGATGCGCGCGCCGCCCGGCCATTTCGGGTCCGGCGCCGTTCGGCCATAGCCTCTCAAATCGCGTGGATAGCGCGTCGTCATGCTTTTCGCCCCTCTTGCACCATTCATTTGTAAATCAAAACAATTGCCCTGATTTTCAAAAAAATCCAAAAAGACTTTCCGATATTGCCCAGTTTCTCCGCACCTCTCGATGCGGATGATAAAATATGCAAAATAGGATCATGACCATGACAGGCGCACAAGGCTATCTCACCACCCACGTGCTCGACACGGCTCGCGGCACCCCGGCCGATGGGCTGGCGATCGCGCTCTACCGCATCGACGGGACGGCGCGCACGCTGATCCGCGAGATGACGACCAATTCCGATGGCCGCACCGACGGACCGATCCTGCCGGCAGGCGAATTCACCGTCGGCACTTACGAGCTGGTGTTCTTCGCCGGAGGCTATCTCGACCGTACCGGCGCGCCGGCGGAAAGCCCGCGCTTCCTTGACGAAATCCCGATCCGCTTCGGCATCAGCGATCCCGACGCCCACTATCACGTACCGCTGCTGCTCTCCCCGTTCGGCTATTCGACCTACCGGGGGAGCTAACGCGCGTTCCCGAACCGCAGGTCCGCGCCAGCGAAAAGTTGGCAGACTTTTGGGACAAGAATTCGCGTGAAAACAAAAGGATGAAGCATAGTGAGAGCGGCGCAGCGGGTTCAGCGTTTTTTGGAAGGCAGGGTCCGTTTGCGCAGCTCATCCTTGCAGCGCGCCACCATGAAATCGATGAACAGGCGGATCTTGGAGTCCTGGAACCGACGATGAGGATAGAGGCAGGCAAGATGGACCGGGGTCGGCGGCGTTTCCTCCGCAACCGGAACCAGTGCGCCCGACAGGATGTGCTCGATCACCTCGAACACCGGCTTGTTGACGACGCCGCAACCGGCCAGCGCC
This genomic window contains:
- the uraH gene encoding hydroxyisourate hydrolase, whose protein sequence is MTGAQGYLTTHVLDTARGTPADGLAIALYRIDGTARTLIREMTTNSDGRTDGPILPAGEFTVGTYELVFFAGGYLDRTGAPAESPRFLDEIPIRFGISDPDAHYHVPLLLSPFGYSTYRGS